One window of the Streptomyces sp. TS71-3 genome contains the following:
- a CDS encoding thioesterase family protein: MAAPVPIGAGELDRDTAVERRSPGLYEADLPTGWSAANGALHGGYLLALLGRTLGEQLPHPHPFTITAHYLTVSRPGPALIRAETVRTGRSLSTGTASLIQRDGDGNEVERVRVLASYGDLDELPDDVRTAAKPPETPPIEQCPGPEDAPDDGLVPPMPLHQRLRLRLDPATLGWAVGQPSGKGEARGWFALADGRDPDPLALLVAVDALPPTTFEMGFTGWVPTVELTAHVRALPAPGPLRVSVVTRNLAGGFLEEDAEVWDTADRLVAQARQLARVRLG; this comes from the coding sequence ATGGCTGCACCCGTTCCCATAGGCGCCGGCGAGCTGGACCGCGACACCGCGGTGGAGCGCCGGAGCCCCGGCCTCTACGAAGCCGATCTCCCGACCGGCTGGTCCGCCGCCAACGGGGCCCTGCACGGCGGCTACCTGCTCGCCCTGCTCGGCCGGACCCTGGGGGAGCAGCTTCCGCACCCCCACCCGTTCACCATCACCGCCCACTACCTGACCGTCTCCCGGCCGGGCCCCGCGCTGATCCGCGCCGAGACCGTCCGCACCGGCCGGTCCCTGTCCACCGGCACCGCGAGCCTGATCCAGCGGGACGGCGACGGCAACGAGGTCGAGCGCGTACGGGTCCTCGCCTCGTACGGCGACCTCGACGAGCTCCCCGACGACGTGCGCACCGCGGCGAAGCCGCCGGAGACCCCGCCCATCGAACAGTGCCCTGGACCCGAGGACGCCCCCGACGACGGCCTTGTGCCGCCCATGCCGCTGCACCAGCGGCTACGGCTGCGGCTGGACCCGGCGACCCTCGGTTGGGCCGTGGGACAGCCCTCCGGCAAGGGCGAGGCGCGTGGCTGGTTCGCGCTCGCCGACGGCCGGGACCCCGACCCCCTCGCCCTGCTCGTCGCCGTGGACGCGCTGCCGCCCACCACCTTCGAGATGGGCTTCACGGGCTGGGTGCCCACGGTGGAACTCACCGCACACGTGCGCGCGCTGCCGGCGCCCGGACCCCTGCGGGTGTCCGTCGTCACGCGCAATCTGGCCGGCGGCTTCCTGGAGGAGGACGCCGAGGTCTGGGACACCGCGGACCGCCTGGTCGCGCAGGCCCGGCAACTGGCCCGGGTACGCCTGGGCTGA
- a CDS encoding ABC transporter permease translates to MTAPLHEPTAEAAPSAADEASVATAGSAVQGRSLGRIAWERLKRDKLALAGGIVVLVLIVIAILAPVIAHLVGQDPDRYHEDLIDPLFSTPKGSLGGISGAHPFGVEPVNGRDVFARVVYGSRISLLVGFLSAVVAVILGTVLGTLAGFFGGWVDSVVSRVMDGLLAFPQLLFIIALVSVMPNSMLGLTGTDVRLFVMILVIGFFGWPYVGRVVRGQTLSLREREYVEAARSLGAGRRYILFKELLPNLVAPIIVYSTMMIPTNILTEAALSFLGVGVKPPTASWGQMLSSAIDYYDSDPMYMVIPGVAIFITVLAFNLFGDGVRDALDPKGSR, encoded by the coding sequence ATGACGGCACCACTGCACGAGCCGACAGCAGAAGCGGCCCCCAGCGCGGCCGATGAGGCGTCGGTCGCCACGGCCGGTTCGGCGGTCCAGGGCCGCTCGCTGGGCCGGATCGCCTGGGAGCGCCTTAAGCGAGACAAGCTGGCACTGGCCGGTGGCATCGTTGTCCTGGTACTGATCGTTATCGCGATCCTGGCTCCCGTGATCGCCCATCTGGTCGGCCAGGACCCCGACAGGTACCACGAGGACCTGATCGACCCGCTCTTCTCGACTCCCAAGGGCTCGCTGGGCGGCATCAGCGGCGCCCACCCCTTCGGCGTCGAACCGGTGAACGGCCGCGACGTGTTCGCGCGCGTCGTCTACGGCTCCCGGATCTCGCTGCTCGTGGGCTTCCTGTCCGCGGTGGTGGCGGTCATCCTCGGCACCGTGCTGGGCACCCTGGCCGGCTTCTTCGGCGGCTGGGTGGACTCGGTCGTCAGCCGCGTCATGGACGGCCTGCTCGCCTTCCCGCAGCTGCTCTTCATCATCGCGCTGGTCTCCGTGATGCCGAACTCGATGCTCGGCCTCACCGGCACGGACGTGCGCCTGTTCGTGATGATCCTGGTGATCGGCTTCTTCGGCTGGCCCTACGTCGGCCGAGTGGTGCGCGGCCAGACCCTCTCGCTGCGCGAACGCGAGTACGTCGAGGCGGCACGCAGCCTGGGCGCCGGCCGGCGCTACATCCTCTTCAAGGAGCTGCTGCCCAACCTCGTCGCACCCATCATCGTGTACTCGACGATGATGATCCCCACCAACATCCTGACCGAGGCGGCACTGAGCTTCCTGGGCGTGGGCGTCAAGCCGCCCACCGCCTCCTGGGGGCAGATGCTCTCCAGTGCGATCGACTACTACGACTCGGACCCCATGTACATGGTGATCCCCGGCGTGGCGATCTTCATCACCGTGCTTGCCTTCAACCTCTTCGGCGACGGCGTGCGTGACGCGCTCGACCCGAAGGGTTCCCGATGA
- a CDS encoding VC0807 family protein, giving the protein MSMSTSNEVRRAGSARRAMSRPLMTEVVAPLALFYGLRALGASQFVALLAGIVLSLGRAVHGIVRERRVGGVTLFVVGSMTLTVVMSFVAGSPRLLLLRNGWGMAAIGLWMMLTAFRRRPPLYEAGRLVLDEDGRQAWTRNWERYEAFRRVLRVCSLVWGAACLLDSALRVAMAFTLPVDVVPVLDDVLLAVTLGALLVFQRTYARGYLRRHGLRLRGARLSPLTEPPSGPDTGVEGPAVAADRPAAGAAVDRNTSSNPAR; this is encoded by the coding sequence ATGAGCATGAGCACATCCAACGAGGTCCGGCGGGCCGGCAGCGCGCGCCGTGCCATGAGCCGGCCGCTGATGACGGAGGTCGTCGCCCCGCTCGCGTTGTTCTACGGACTGCGCGCACTCGGGGCGAGCCAGTTCGTCGCGCTGCTCGCCGGCATCGTCCTGTCGCTGGGACGCGCCGTGCACGGCATCGTCCGCGAGCGCCGCGTCGGCGGCGTGACCCTTTTCGTCGTCGGCTCGATGACGCTGACCGTCGTGATGTCCTTCGTCGCGGGCAGCCCGCGCCTCCTCCTGCTCCGCAACGGCTGGGGGATGGCGGCGATCGGACTCTGGATGATGCTCACCGCGTTCAGGCGGCGCCCGCCGCTCTACGAGGCCGGGCGCCTCGTCCTGGACGAGGACGGGCGGCAGGCGTGGACCCGGAACTGGGAGCGGTACGAGGCGTTCCGGCGCGTCCTGCGCGTGTGCAGCCTCGTCTGGGGCGCCGCGTGCCTGCTGGACTCCGCTCTGCGGGTGGCGATGGCGTTCACCCTGCCGGTGGACGTGGTGCCGGTCCTCGACGATGTGCTGCTGGCCGTCACGCTCGGCGCGCTGCTGGTGTTCCAGCGCACCTACGCACGCGGTTACCTGCGCCGGCACGGCCTGCGCCTCAGGGGAGCCCGCCTGTCACCCCTGACCGAACCGCCGTCCGGCCCGGACACCGGGGTCGAAGGGCCGGCCGTCGCCGCCGACCGCCCTGCGGCCGGGGCCGCGGTCGACCGGAACACCTCATCGAACCCCGCCCGCTGA
- a CDS encoding ABC transporter ATP-binding protein, translating to MNQKTTGKQDIAEGDVLLKVSGLQKHFPIRKGLLQRQVGAVKAVDGLDFDVRAGETLGVVGESGCGKSTMGRLITRLLEPTAGTVEFEGRDITHLGVGGMRPMRRDVQMIFQDPYSSLNPRHTIGTIVGAPFRLQGVTPEGGIKKEVQRLLEVVGLNPEHYNRYPHEFSGGQRQRIGIARALALNPRLVVADEPVSALDVSIQAQVVNLLDDLQSELGLTYVIIAHDLSVVRHVSDRIAVMYLGKLVELADRDALYNAPMHPYTKALLSAVPIPDPKRRSAKSERILLKGDVPSPIAPPSGCRFHTRCWKATQICTTQEPPLIELGPGQRVACHHPENAPDQAPQDTTLLSAAREAIELVTLGTDGSAAAGGPAEGPSAPAEGASGSAGGASASAEGASGSTGGAASEE from the coding sequence GTGAACCAGAAGACAACGGGCAAGCAGGACATCGCCGAGGGCGACGTCCTCCTCAAGGTGAGCGGACTGCAGAAGCACTTCCCCATCAGGAAGGGGCTGCTGCAACGCCAGGTCGGCGCGGTCAAGGCCGTGGACGGCCTCGACTTCGACGTGCGCGCGGGCGAGACCCTGGGCGTGGTGGGCGAGTCGGGCTGCGGCAAGTCGACGATGGGCCGGCTGATCACCCGGCTGCTGGAGCCGACGGCGGGCACGGTCGAGTTCGAGGGCAGGGACATCACGCACCTCGGCGTCGGCGGCATGCGCCCGATGCGCCGCGACGTCCAGATGATCTTCCAGGACCCGTACTCGTCGCTCAACCCCCGGCACACCATCGGCACCATCGTCGGGGCCCCCTTCCGGCTCCAGGGCGTCACGCCCGAGGGCGGCATCAAGAAGGAGGTCCAGCGGCTGCTGGAGGTGGTCGGCCTCAACCCCGAGCACTACAACCGCTACCCGCACGAGTTCTCGGGCGGCCAGCGGCAGCGCATCGGCATCGCCCGGGCGCTGGCGCTCAACCCGCGGCTGGTCGTCGCGGACGAGCCGGTGTCGGCGCTGGACGTCTCCATCCAGGCACAGGTGGTCAACCTCCTGGACGACCTCCAGTCCGAGCTGGGCCTGACGTACGTGATCATCGCCCACGACCTCTCCGTGGTCCGGCACGTCTCGGACCGGATCGCGGTGATGTACCTGGGCAAGCTCGTCGAGCTCGCGGACCGCGACGCGCTGTACAACGCGCCGATGCACCCGTACACCAAGGCCCTGCTCTCCGCGGTGCCGATCCCGGACCCCAAGCGTCGTTCCGCCAAGAGCGAGCGGATCCTGCTCAAGGGCGACGTCCCGTCCCCGATCGCCCCGCCGAGCGGCTGCCGCTTCCACACCCGGTGCTGGAAGGCCACGCAGATCTGCACCACCCAGGAGCCGCCGCTCATCGAGCTGGGTCCGGGCCAGCGGGTCGCCTGCCACCACCCGGAGAACGCGCCGGACCAGGCTCCGCAGGACACCACGCTGCTCTCCGCGGCCCGGGAGGCCATCGAGCTCGTGACCCTGGGCACGGACGGGTCTGCGGCCGCCGGCGGCCCCGCCGAGGGCCCGTCGGCCCCCGCTGAGGGTGCGTCCGGTTCCGCCGGCGGCGCCTCGGCGTCCGCTGAGGGTGCGTCCGGTTCCACCGGGGGCGCGGCCTCCGAGGAGTGA
- a CDS encoding ABC transporter ATP-binding protein, producing MTELHKSGAAVGEPVDASPAPTAFLEVRDLRVHFPTDDGVVKSVDGLSFQLERGKTLGIVGESGSGKSVTSLGIMGLHTAGQYGKRKAQISGEIWLDGTELLSADPDQVRKLRGREMSMIFQDPLSALHPYYTIGHQIVEAYRVHHNVDKKTARRRAVEMLDRVGIPQPDKRVDSYPHEFSGGMRQRAMIAMSLVNNPELLIADEPTTALDVTVQAQILDLIRDLQKEFGSAVIIITHDLGVVAELADDILVMYGGRCVERGPAEKVFYEPRHPYTWGLLGSMPRLDRDQTDRLVPVKGSPPSLINIPSGCAFNPRCPYADVPKDNVTRTVRPELQEVGGRHWAACHMSQEQRERIWTEEIAPKL from the coding sequence ATGACCGAACTCCACAAGAGCGGAGCTGCCGTCGGCGAACCGGTCGACGCCTCGCCCGCTCCCACCGCCTTCCTGGAGGTGCGCGACCTCAGGGTGCACTTCCCCACCGACGACGGCGTGGTCAAGTCCGTCGACGGCCTCAGCTTCCAGCTGGAACGGGGCAAGACCCTCGGCATCGTCGGCGAGTCGGGCTCCGGCAAGTCGGTCACGTCGCTCGGCATCATGGGCCTGCACACCGCGGGCCAGTACGGCAAGCGCAAGGCGCAGATCTCCGGTGAGATATGGCTGGACGGCACCGAGCTGCTCTCCGCCGACCCGGACCAGGTGCGCAAGCTGCGCGGCCGCGAGATGTCGATGATCTTCCAGGACCCGCTCTCCGCGCTGCACCCGTACTACACGATCGGCCACCAGATCGTGGAGGCCTACCGGGTCCACCACAACGTGGACAAGAAGACCGCCAGGCGCCGGGCCGTCGAGATGCTCGACCGGGTGGGCATCCCCCAGCCGGACAAGCGGGTGGACAGCTACCCGCACGAGTTCTCCGGCGGCATGCGCCAGCGCGCGATGATCGCGATGTCGCTGGTCAACAACCCCGAGCTGCTGATCGCCGACGAGCCGACCACCGCCCTGGACGTCACCGTGCAGGCGCAGATCCTGGACCTCATCCGCGATCTGCAGAAGGAGTTCGGCTCCGCGGTCATCATCATCACCCACGACCTGGGCGTGGTCGCGGAGCTGGCCGACGACATCCTCGTGATGTACGGCGGCCGGTGCGTGGAGCGCGGCCCGGCCGAGAAGGTGTTCTACGAGCCCCGGCACCCCTACACCTGGGGCCTGCTGGGCTCGATGCCCCGCCTCGACCGCGACCAGACCGACCGGCTCGTACCGGTCAAGGGCTCCCCGCCCTCGCTCATCAACATCCCGTCCGGCTGTGCCTTCAACCCACGGTGCCCGTACGCGGACGTTCCCAAGGACAACGTCACCCGCACCGTCCGGCCGGAGCTCCAGGAGGTCGGCGGCCGGCACTGGGCGGCCTGCCACATGTCGCAGGAGCAGCGGGAGCGTATCTGGACCGAAGAGATTGCGCCGAAGCTGTGA
- a CDS encoding ABC transporter permease: MLTYLIRRLIAAVVMLVVIIVVVFCIFFLIPKWAGVDPAASFVGKQADPAAIEAVRQKLGLGDPIFIQVWEFFKGIFAGRTYAAGGDVTHCAAPCFGYSFRSEQAIWPVLTDRFPVTLALALGAAVLWLLFGIAAGVLSALKRGSLWDRSAMVVALAGVSLPIYFTGLLSLAIFSYGLGWIDGQYVEIGKSFTGWLGGMILPWITLAFLYAAMYARITRATMLEILGEDYIRTARAKGLSEPVVIGKHAMRSTMTPVLTMLGMDLGALIGGAILTETTFSLPGLGQAVLNAIRNQDLPIILGVTLITSIAVIFANLLVDILYAVIDPRVRLA; this comes from the coding sequence GTGCTCACTTACCTCATCAGGCGGCTGATCGCCGCCGTAGTGATGCTGGTGGTCATCATCGTGGTGGTCTTCTGCATCTTCTTCCTCATCCCGAAATGGGCGGGGGTCGATCCGGCCGCGTCCTTCGTCGGCAAGCAGGCCGACCCCGCCGCCATTGAGGCGGTGCGGCAGAAGCTCGGCCTCGGCGATCCGATCTTCATCCAGGTCTGGGAGTTCTTCAAAGGCATCTTCGCGGGCCGCACCTACGCGGCCGGCGGCGATGTGACCCACTGCGCCGCGCCCTGCTTCGGCTACTCCTTCCGCAGCGAGCAGGCGATCTGGCCGGTGCTCACCGACCGGTTCCCGGTCACCCTGGCGCTGGCCCTCGGTGCCGCCGTCCTGTGGCTGCTGTTCGGCATCGCGGCCGGCGTGCTCTCCGCGCTCAAGCGCGGCAGCCTGTGGGACCGCAGCGCGATGGTCGTCGCCCTGGCGGGCGTCTCGCTGCCCATCTACTTCACCGGCCTGCTGAGCCTCGCGATCTTCAGTTACGGGCTCGGCTGGATCGACGGCCAGTACGTGGAGATCGGGAAGAGCTTCACCGGCTGGCTCGGCGGCATGATCCTGCCGTGGATCACCCTCGCGTTCCTCTACGCGGCGATGTACGCCCGGATCACCCGCGCCACCATGCTGGAGATCCTCGGCGAGGACTACATCCGCACCGCCCGCGCCAAGGGCCTGTCCGAGCCCGTCGTGATCGGCAAGCACGCCATGCGCTCCACGATGACGCCGGTCCTGACCATGCTCGGCATGGACCTCGGCGCCCTGATCGGCGGCGCGATCCTCACCGAGACCACGTTCAGCCTCCCGGGCCTCGGCCAGGCCGTGCTGAACGCGATCCGCAACCAGGACCTGCCCATCATCCTGGGCGTCACGCTGATCACGTCCATCGCGGTGATCTTCGCCAACCTGCTCGTGGACATCCTGTACGCCGTGATCGACCCCCGAGTGAGGCTCGCATGA
- a CDS encoding ABC transporter substrate-binding protein → MTTQRISGRRKQVFAAATAVAALLATAACGGGGGNGSSKDGAPGYDAANNKVAEASAAKKGGTLKFASAQDADSWDTTRGYYGFAWNFMRYYSRTLVTNKAEPGKAGAEVTPDLATDLGKVTDGGKTYTYTLRDGVTWEDGKPITSKDVKYGIERQWAQDVLSGGPVYLKQVLDPKNAYQGPYKDKSPDHLGLKAISTPDDKTIVFHLPKANSDFPEMLAMASSSPVRQDKDTKSKYGLHPFSSGPYKFQSYSPAKSLTLVRNPNWKQSSDPVRKAYPDKVTINFFTNANDLDQRLIQGDFDVDLAQTGLSPQGRTEALKKDRANLDNPTSGYVRYATFPQSVKPFDNIHCRNAVIYGADHKSLQTARGGPIAGGAIAPNMLPPAVPGAEGQKYDPFGFLKNNGGPDDAKAKAELKACGKPNGFKTTIAVRNNKPVEVATAQSLQASLKKIGITADIDQYDGSQSPGIIGSPSNVVKKDYGIIIMGWGPDFASVQGYGLPLWGSNYILQSGNNNYALIKDKTIDGLFDSYVNEMDATKKAQIATQINHKVMEGGYYLPFVFEKFINWRSTRLANVYTTDAYNGMYDFVNLGLKS, encoded by the coding sequence GTGACTACCCAACGCATCTCAGGGCGGCGTAAGCAGGTCTTCGCCGCTGCGACCGCGGTAGCCGCGCTGCTCGCCACGGCGGCGTGTGGTGGCGGTGGCGGCAACGGCTCGTCGAAGGACGGCGCCCCCGGCTACGACGCCGCCAACAACAAGGTCGCCGAGGCGTCCGCGGCCAAGAAGGGCGGCACGCTGAAGTTCGCCAGCGCCCAGGACGCCGACTCGTGGGACACCACGCGCGGCTACTACGGCTTCGCGTGGAACTTCATGCGCTACTACAGCCGTACGCTCGTCACCAACAAGGCCGAGCCGGGCAAGGCGGGTGCCGAGGTCACCCCGGACCTCGCCACCGACCTGGGCAAGGTCACCGACGGCGGCAAGACGTACACGTACACGCTGCGCGACGGGGTCACCTGGGAGGACGGCAAGCCGATCACCTCCAAGGACGTCAAGTACGGCATCGAGCGCCAGTGGGCGCAGGACGTGCTGTCCGGCGGTCCCGTCTACCTCAAGCAGGTGCTCGACCCGAAGAACGCCTACCAGGGCCCCTACAAGGACAAGAGCCCCGACCACCTGGGTCTCAAGGCCATCTCCACGCCGGACGACAAGACCATCGTCTTCCACCTGCCCAAGGCCAACTCCGACTTCCCGGAGATGCTGGCGATGGCCTCGTCGTCCCCGGTCCGCCAGGACAAGGACACCAAGTCGAAGTACGGCCTGCACCCGTTCTCCTCCGGCCCGTACAAGTTCCAGTCGTACTCCCCGGCCAAGTCGCTGACGCTCGTCCGGAACCCCAACTGGAAGCAGTCCTCGGACCCGGTCCGCAAGGCGTACCCGGACAAGGTCACGATCAACTTCTTCACCAACGCCAACGACCTGGACCAGCGCCTGATACAGGGCGACTTCGACGTGGACCTGGCGCAGACGGGCCTGTCGCCGCAGGGCCGCACCGAGGCGCTGAAGAAGGACAGGGCGAACCTGGACAACCCCACGTCCGGCTACGTCCGCTACGCGACCTTCCCGCAGAGCGTGAAGCCGTTCGACAACATCCACTGCCGCAACGCGGTGATCTACGGCGCCGACCACAAGTCGCTCCAGACCGCCCGTGGCGGCCCGATCGCCGGTGGCGCCATCGCCCCCAACATGCTGCCGCCGGCCGTGCCGGGCGCCGAGGGCCAGAAGTACGACCCGTTCGGCTTCCTCAAGAACAACGGCGGTCCCGACGATGCCAAGGCCAAGGCCGAGCTGAAGGCGTGCGGCAAGCCGAACGGCTTCAAGACCACCATCGCGGTCCGGAACAACAAGCCGGTCGAGGTGGCCACCGCCCAGTCGCTCCAGGCGTCGCTGAAGAAGATCGGCATCACCGCCGACATCGACCAGTACGACGGCTCCCAGAGCCCCGGCATCATCGGCAGCCCCTCGAACGTGGTCAAGAAGGACTACGGCATCATCATCATGGGCTGGGGCCCCGACTTCGCGTCGGTGCAGGGCTACGGCCTGCCGCTGTGGGGGAGCAACTACATCCTCCAGAGCGGTAACAACAACTACGCCCTGATCAAGGACAAGACGATCGACGGCCTGTTCGACTCGTACGTCAACGAGATGGACGCGACGAAGAAGGCGCAGATCGCCACCCAGATCAACCACAAGGTGATGGAGGGCGGCTACTACCTGCCGTTCGTCTTCGAGAAGTTCATCAACTGGCGCTCGACCCGGCTGGCGAACGTGTACACCACCGACGCGTACAACGGTATGTACGACTTCGTCAACCTGGGTCTGAAGAGCTAG
- a CDS encoding YafY family protein, with amino-acid sequence MKSDRLLSILLLLQTRGRVSAPELAERLEVSVRTVYRDVEALSASGVPVYAERGRHGGIALLPGFRTDVTGLTEDESRALFIVAARGAHDALGLGAALGSALRKVMAALPAPHRPAAELAGRRILVDAARWRGGPQAPADLGALQEAVFSDRRVRLRYRHSGAAEPSTYTVDPYGLVAKAGIWYLVADRRGSPRLFRAERVRAATVTDDPVRRRPGVELSDVWEALRREVEERPDALHVTARVRRDRYDLFLRLHAASLTAPPEDDGTSDWITVHLGYGAVGETRPLLAFGNRLEVLSPPEARAHLAEAAASITALYASDGV; translated from the coding sequence GTGAAGTCCGACCGGTTGCTGTCGATCCTGCTGCTGCTCCAGACCCGCGGCCGGGTCAGTGCCCCAGAACTCGCCGAGCGCCTCGAGGTGTCCGTCCGCACCGTCTACCGCGACGTGGAGGCGCTGTCCGCCTCCGGTGTCCCGGTCTACGCCGAACGCGGCCGGCACGGAGGCATCGCCCTGCTGCCCGGGTTCCGCACGGACGTCACCGGCCTCACCGAGGACGAGTCCCGGGCGCTGTTCATCGTCGCCGCGCGCGGCGCGCACGACGCCCTCGGCCTCGGCGCCGCGCTCGGCTCGGCACTGCGCAAGGTGATGGCGGCCCTGCCCGCACCGCACCGCCCGGCGGCCGAACTCGCCGGCCGCCGCATCCTGGTGGACGCCGCCCGCTGGCGCGGCGGTCCGCAGGCTCCCGCCGACCTGGGCGCGCTCCAGGAGGCGGTCTTCAGCGACCGGCGCGTGCGCCTGCGGTACCGGCACAGCGGCGCGGCCGAGCCGAGCACGTACACCGTCGACCCGTACGGCCTGGTGGCCAAGGCGGGCATCTGGTACCTGGTCGCCGACCGGCGCGGCAGTCCCCGGCTGTTCCGCGCGGAACGCGTACGCGCGGCGACGGTCACGGACGACCCGGTCCGGCGCAGGCCCGGGGTCGAACTCTCCGACGTCTGGGAGGCGCTGCGCCGCGAGGTCGAGGAACGCCCCGACGCCCTCCACGTGACGGCACGCGTGCGCCGCGACCGCTACGACCTCTTCCTACGCCTGCACGCCGCGTCGCTCACGGCCCCGCCGGAGGACGACGGCACCAGCGACTGGATCACGGTCCACCTCGGCTACGGCGCGGTAGGCGAGACCCGCCCCTTGCTGGCCTTCGGCAACCGTCTGGAGGTCCTCTCGCCCCCGGAGGCCCGGGCCCACCTGGCGGAGGCGGCGGCGTCCATTACGGCGTTGTATGCGAGTGACGGAGTGTGA
- a CDS encoding alpha/beta fold hydrolase, producing the protein MSDVRRPGDRELSAVSPPGTGSGDGDWHLDQVFRSPYGDVRWTALGEGDAPPVILVHGTPFSSYVWRGPARALARDRRVYVWDLAGYGASQKFTGQDVTLRAQAEILPELLCHWDLPEPDVVAHDFGGCVALRAHLLHGARFRRLVLVDPVALAPWGSPSYRLLGEHAEVFGQLPPELHEALVRAYVSSASHRGLHPAVLDRLVAPWCTEEGRAAFYRQIAQNGQRFTDEIQGKYGQVEPPVLICWGGEDTWIPPERGVELAGLIPGAELRMIEGAGHLVQEDAPDELTAAVVDFLG; encoded by the coding sequence ATGAGCGATGTGCGTCGCCCAGGCGACCGGGAGCTGTCCGCCGTGTCCCCTCCGGGTACGGGGTCGGGTGACGGCGACTGGCACCTCGACCAGGTCTTCCGGAGCCCCTACGGCGACGTCCGCTGGACCGCGCTCGGCGAGGGGGACGCGCCGCCGGTCATCCTCGTGCACGGCACTCCGTTCTCCTCCTACGTCTGGCGGGGGCCCGCCCGGGCGCTCGCGCGGGATCGTCGCGTCTACGTCTGGGACCTCGCCGGGTACGGCGCCTCCCAGAAGTTCACCGGGCAGGACGTCACGCTCCGCGCGCAGGCGGAGATCCTGCCGGAGCTGCTGTGCCACTGGGACCTCCCCGAACCCGACGTGGTCGCCCACGACTTCGGCGGCTGCGTGGCACTGCGCGCCCATCTGCTGCACGGCGCACGCTTCCGGCGGCTCGTGCTGGTGGACCCCGTGGCGCTCGCCCCCTGGGGCTCCCCCTCGTACCGCCTGCTGGGCGAGCACGCCGAGGTGTTCGGGCAGCTTCCGCCGGAGCTGCACGAGGCGCTGGTGCGGGCGTACGTCTCCTCGGCGAGCCACCGCGGGCTGCACCCCGCCGTGCTCGACCGGCTCGTCGCGCCCTGGTGCACCGAGGAGGGCCGGGCGGCCTTCTACCGGCAGATCGCGCAGAACGGACAGCGCTTCACCGACGAGATCCAGGGGAAGTACGGGCAGGTGGAGCCGCCCGTACTGATCTGCTGGGGCGGCGAGGACACCTGGATCCCGCCCGAGCGGGGGGTCGAGCTCGCGGGGCTGATTCCCGGGGCCGAGTTGCGGATGATCGAGGGGGCGGGGCATCTCGTCCAGGAGGACGCGCCGGACGAGTTGACCGCGGCGGTGGTGGATTTTCTGGGGTAG
- a CDS encoding RidA family protein, with the protein MIEGISTGNAPVSRFADGTEPPLSGAVRSLGLIITSGQGPLHPATHEIPAGFAAQARQALENLVAVVVAAGGRKDLIIKCTCYLADRSDFAEFNGVYRDFFADCSPLPARTTVIAELVRDGVRVEIDGVAAVAAA; encoded by the coding sequence GTGATCGAAGGAATCAGTACCGGCAACGCACCGGTCAGCCGCTTCGCGGACGGCACCGAGCCGCCGTTGTCGGGGGCCGTCAGGTCCCTCGGCCTGATCATCACGTCCGGGCAGGGGCCGCTCCACCCCGCCACGCACGAGATACCTGCCGGCTTCGCGGCCCAGGCCCGCCAGGCCCTGGAGAACCTCGTAGCGGTCGTCGTGGCGGCCGGCGGCAGGAAGGACCTGATCATCAAGTGCACCTGCTACCTCGCCGACAGGAGCGACTTCGCGGAGTTCAACGGCGTGTACCGGGACTTCTTCGCGGACTGCTCGCCGCTGCCCGCCAGGACCACGGTCATCGCCGAGCTCGTGCGCGACGGCGTGCGCGTCGAGATCGACGGTGTCGCGGCCGTCGCGGCGGCATGA
- a CDS encoding TetR/AcrR family transcriptional regulator: MRIREPDGTVRTFTNEARRAQIMHAAIETIAEHGFAGATFARITERAGLSSPRLISYHFGSKDGLIQQIVVEIYTSAARFMAERIQAEETAAGRLRAYLESNLEYLRDHARDMAALTEIGPHLRTPAGEPYTSQTAQEPGVLGLEELLRAGQDSGEFRDFDLRSMALVIRGAVEAAAQRLRGGPGLDFDAYRREVVTTFTLATRRT, from the coding sequence ATGAGAATCAGGGAGCCGGACGGCACGGTGCGGACCTTCACCAACGAGGCGCGGCGCGCCCAGATCATGCATGCGGCCATCGAGACGATCGCCGAACACGGCTTCGCCGGGGCGACCTTCGCCCGGATCACCGAGCGGGCCGGGCTGAGCAGTCCACGGCTGATCTCGTACCACTTCGGGAGCAAGGACGGCCTGATCCAGCAGATCGTGGTGGAGATCTACACCTCGGCCGCGCGGTTCATGGCGGAGCGCATCCAGGCGGAGGAGACGGCCGCCGGCCGGCTGCGCGCGTACCTGGAGTCGAATCTGGAATATCTGCGGGACCACGCACGGGACATGGCGGCGCTGACCGAGATCGGCCCCCACCTGCGCACCCCCGCAGGCGAGCCGTACACCTCGCAGACGGCGCAGGAGCCGGGCGTGCTGGGCCTGGAGGAGCTGCTCAGGGCGGGGCAGGACAGCGGCGAGTTCCGCGACTTCGACCTCCGCTCGATGGCGCTGGTCATCCGCGGCGCCGTGGAGGCCGCCGCACAGCGGTTGCGGGGCGGACCGGGCCTGGATTTCGACGCCTACCGCCGCGAGGTCGTCACCACCTTCACGCTCGCGACCCGGCGCACCTGA